The following is a genomic window from Carassius gibelio isolate Cgi1373 ecotype wild population from Czech Republic chromosome B7, carGib1.2-hapl.c, whole genome shotgun sequence.
AGATCAGAAAGTCATATAGACTTTAAAGAAAATATGTAGCCACCCCATGGCAGTGAGATCAAAGCACGTCCCAACTCTTTCTGGCGAAAACATAATGCCTAGCACTGAGTTTTGAATTAGGACATGAATCATGCCAGATGAAGTTTGCGAAATATATGGTTTACATTTGCACGTTcatgacaaaaatataaaatggctCCAGAAGACACGAAATGTAGAGCACAAGTCATATGGATAATTGTTGTGGTCCTATGTTTTATCTTCTGTGTTACTCTTCCATGTGAGATCATGTGTATGCCAGAGGGAAATGGGAATTGTGACAGTTGTTAAATTCATGACTGTCATGCCCTAAAGGTTGTACCTCTTCAGGATCAACAAATGCCATCTGAGGCAGAAACTGTGCTCTGTATCCCCATAAAAGTTGCTGGCTCTCATTGTGACACTTATgcaaatattcctttaaaaaatgcaataaaagatTACCTGTATGTAAATTCTTTAATATGGAATTTTCctattcttaaaaaagaaaaaaagtgatatgGAGCAGAAACAATGTAGAATGCATAAAaatgaagtctttattgtaaaatagTGATAAATAGTATCTAGACAGTACATCTAGAATGCATCCCTGTGTTTCAGTTCATGCATCTAGCTTTACAGAAAGAATGGAGTTGACACGGACTTTGTTTTTAAAGCCTTAATAAATCATATAATGGGGAGTTGTTTGAAACCTCAGGCTTCCATCTTTCCTTTGACCCCCTCAGACCTGTTTGTGGACTCTGTGCTTTGTGTCATATAGTCTAGCAGGTCCAGGTCCATGTGCATCACACATTTCACCCATGAGAGAGCAGGCCAACGCAGTGCCTCCGGCAAAGTACAGGCCCAATGAATAACTCAGACCTAGGTAACATGTCCGGTCACTCTCTTATTTCTCTGAAGTTTAGTTGCACTTATCAAAGAACCTGACAGCAGAGGCCATGGAAGAATGATGTCGTCATGAGTTATCTATTTTGTCATGGTGGATctataaatacaaatgttaacaAATGTCTAAAAACATGAGTAATTTCCAGTTAAGTGCCTTCCAGCTTTAAGCCACTTTATTTGAGAAAGTGAATTGAGCCTCTAATGTGAAATAACACCTCATATTAGCAAAATTTTGAACCACTTTGTTAATTTAGAAAGGTATCTGAATATACCCCCTCAATATACTATACAgtgaaaaaaaggtacaaaagttagTATGTCTAAATTCATAGAATTGATTCAAAACGGTCTGTGATAAGAACACAAATGGCCTACTATCTCCTGAcgaaatgtaaatgcaatggaaaCTTGGCTATCCCATGAAGCTTTGAGAGAAGAGTTGAGAATGGCAGTAAAGCAATGCAACTGATGTCACAGGTCATGTGACAAAGCCATCATGGCACATTTAGTACATCATACTAATCTTCCTAAATGTTTAGAAGTAACCtcagattatttttcttttctaaatcCAGCTACAAAATGCACCTTTTCCTGAAAATACCCCTAATGCACCTGCTGAACTTTGAGATATCagaaatgttgtgtaatatttATGCTCACCAATCTGagcataaatattacatttattcttaaaaaaaaaaaaaaaagtctgacacATAAAATCACTTAATCAAATCACACATAATGTGGTGCTGATACAGCTTACTAAAGAGGTAACAATAATCAgtgaataaaataattgaaaataacttttttaaatatattaaatcattttcacaCTTATTTTACTAGTAGTGGCTAAGACGTTTTGTATACAAGCTTtgcatatttatttgtgtatgagAGTGAGAAAAAGTAAGCAACATAAGGTTGAGTAAATTTGGACAAAACTGCACATTTTGGTAGAgccatttctttaaatatttaatataaatataatttgtggAACCCACCAAATGCCTTCAGATATCACACACACGTCTGGTTAATGTTGAGAAGGGGTAACAAACCGCATACAACTCGTATAGCAACAGGACAGTATTTGGAGTCATTTTGAGGAGTTTCAAGTTCAATTTTCTTTACTTGACTCACTAATTTGTGAGAGGTGTTCACAACTAACAGAAAGAAGATAATCAAGTCAGAAATAGGCTGGTTACAGTCTGAACACTTGACATGGATTTAGTGTTTCTGAAGATGAGTTATGGGCATTTCTAGATTGTTGTCAAATATTGTTACAAACAGTGATTGGCCAGGTTGATTTGGAAATGTTAACACAACAGAGGGAACACACCTATCCAaacaaggataaaaaaaaatggatttggtTGTTTCCATGAGGTAAAGGTAATAGTGATTTGTTTAGCTGCACATGCACTGTAGTAGCAGTGTGTATTTGCAAGGTGTAACATTTAAGCACTGCCAATTTTATGGCCTTGTTTCCATACAGCTTTGGCTCCAGCTTCTTAAGATTtagtattttacaatttaaagtacTAAAAACATGTATCATATAGTTTTATTTCATGGGACTGAGAGAGATATTTGAATTGTTCTTTGATCTATGTGAAAAAAATGATTGCCCCCTCAATAAAGCCAAAAACTGGTTACATCATAGCTGCATCCAATTGCCAACACACAATGGTTTCCAAAATATTTTGTTCCACTCCTGTCCCCACTCCATTCCTGAACTGCTTCAGCTCAATGGTTAGTAAGCTTTCGAATGTGAACTGCTAATTTCAGGCCCTGCCACAGCATTTAAATCTGGATTTCAACTTGGCCATTCCAAGCTTACATCTGTGGTATCCTAGCTAGTCTTGCATAACCCAACTGTGCTTCAGTACATGGACAGATGTCATGAGTTCTGATACAGCTCCCTCTGTGCATTTCAAGGCCTTCAGGTCATGCTGCAGCAAAATGTTCTTCATATAGTCCTGATGTCTTTTACAGGACACACTGATTTTTCATGTACACTGCTTTAAAAACTTAAGATTTACTATATTATATACAGACTGAATCTAAGGAGATGTCAAGAATATCAGCTGCCAGGACATACAGAAACTGTATGTAATAACATGAAAGTTGTTGACATTTATATTATGAAGCACATTCAGACAAATGCTTGTAGTCATCCTGTTAATGAATGCAAACAGAAAATTTTTCATGTGTACTACTATACtacattatataaacattaaGAGTAGTGTGCCATttttattgcattgtcatttGGTCAAAGTCACTTGCCCTCCAAGGGTGTACTGCTATCACTTTGCTTAAAGCAAATTGTAATGCCCTTTCCAATGGGCTACGACAGAGTATAGGATTTATCTTGGTCTGCCTGACAGGTGTAGCACATACAACATTTGCTTTAATTGAAATTATAAGTACACCATAATGCTATGCTTCCAATCGTCTTACTCTGATACCTACCTACTGTagttttatcaatattttaaatttaaagtcaAAAAGATTGAGAAAAGTTAGTTAAATCTAATGGCACTTCACAGAAACTGAGTGAGGTTGGGAGTTTATGTCATGGATTTAGTCAAGGTTTagagataaaaacaatataaaactcaTCCTGTGGAAATCATGGTCATCAAAATTTCTGAAATGCAATGAAAtcaaatgcattatatttttatatacaaatcTTAAGCAGTGCACAACATTTATTCAAATTCATATAGTTCTTGAACTTCTTGAATAAAATATCAGATATGTTGTACCACTCATGTTTACATTATACCAAGAATTCATTTACAACACCAGGAAGGCATGAGTCATGTCACCATAGCATAAATGACTCCAAAACTGTGCTTAAAAGAAAAAGTGGAATGAGACCAATGTGGAACAGTAAATGCAGAATGTTAAGCATTATGAGCAGCCAAAGTCTCTGACAACATTACATCCAGTGTGTGAGCCTGGCTTTTAGGTCTGTGGTTTTGTGGCAGCTTTCTTTGTCTTTGTCGCTCTATGATCAGCACCTACTGCCTCTGCTACACATGTAAACCCTTGTGCtctaaaaaaaggaaacaaaacaggaacaaatgtgtttaatacttttaaatgtgtttccaaaaacaaaacactggtaTACTCACTTTAGTAGATCATCCAGTTCTCTTTTGATCTTTTTGACTACAGGCGGACCCTGGTATATTAGAGCCGTGTAGAGCTGGACCAGAGAAGCTCCTGCACGAATCTTATCTAGGGCATCCTGTCCGCTGGCCACGCCACCAACTCCAACAATGGGTAACTTCCCTACAAACTCACACAAAAGCTTATTTCTTTATTAACCAAATCCACTTTGTACATTTCAATCTATCAGTCCAAATTTCAACTACAaactaaaataaagacaaaaaacatttaaGGGTACCTTGTGTCAATGTGTACATCTCTCGCACTGTTTGAGTGGACAGCTCTTTCAGAGGTTGACCACTGAGGCCCCctatttcatgtttatttgggTCTTTTAGAGAGTCTGGCCTGGAAACAGTGGTGTTGGAAACCATTAAACCATCAACACCAACCTGAAAAACATACAAAGACGTTCCCATCTTCTAAATGAATTGGGCACAAAATTTCATCCTGTGAAGAGCAAGACTGACCTCCATGATGACCTCAGCAATGTCTTTCTTGTCCTGTGTAGAAAGATCTGGAGCAATCTTCACCAGCACAGGCAGTCGGTTCTCACTCCGCAAGGAATCCCTCTCTTTAAGCACCTAAATAACCACCAACACCAAATGATAGAGTGGGGGAAATTAACATATATAAAGCTGACTAACACGCAGGACAAAGCAACAACTCATTTTGGtgattcatttgttttaaatgcaaGATGCAACCTGTATCTgacaaaacagcaaaaaaattTCACTTTTATACAAAATCTAGATTTACCGTAGTGCAGTGATATCATGGAAACAATATAGGACTAATTGAACAGCAGTATATAAATTTACTTAACACTTAAATCAGCAATTAAAGAATTCGGATGCAAAAGaatctaaatgccatctgaaattttcttttataatgaacattgttatttatatatatatatatatatatatatatatatatatatatatatatatatataacattatttaaaaaaacaaaaacacataccTATTTAAGAAATAATCACTATTGAAAACCTATCAGCGCTGTATCTGTATTGAATTAACAGATATAATATTGAATAATTGATTGAAAAGTGATATACTTTATAAATGCCTTCATCACTGAAATGATGAATTACCTTGTCCAGAAGGTGGCGCAGTTCTTCCTTGCCCTGTAGGTCTCTAAGGCCAGGAGTGTTGGGGCTGCTAACATTGACTACTAGGTAGTCAGCGAGAGGGCCCAGTGTCCGCACTCCCTCCACATAATCTGACACCGCATCTGTAGAAAGCTTGTTCTTCCCCAGATTGATGCCAAGAGGTTTACCTGCTGATATTCGAAATTTATGCTGTTACAGGGCAGTAGGACTTTTGCTGGCACGACTTAACAGATGTATTCAAATAAGTAGGAAAAAGTACAGAATGCATTTGTTATTTCCAAGGCATTAAGGGAAATTATGTTACGTAAAGATATATGTTTAAGGTCTTgtgaaaaagaaagtaaaaaatctAATGGAATCCCTAATACCCCACATAAACCTGCTGCCTTCAAATTAAATGCAACTAAAAGGAAATGGTGATTATTATTTACCTTTTGTAAGTTCTGACTGGATATTCTTTCTGGCTTTCAACCTTTCTTGCACTGCAGAAAGGCCACAACTATTGAACCCATATCTGAAATACACAAACCGCAGGaaaagtataataaatgaaagATTGGTGAAATATTTGCATTATACAAAAcaaaagtattttacatttacaaaagtaCCATGTTACTGCCATGGTTTGTGGTCACACCAGGATAGCAGTATCATGTATTCAATGCAGTATCATGTAAATTCCATCACAACGGAAATTTGATaatcatgaaagaaaaaaagaaaaaatgtaatactacAGCATTCATGTATCAGGTATAAAGTACCAGGTAAGTGAATAAGATGTAAaagataaatattatattatttacattctcTGAAGAGTCATTAAGGTTTTCTGGATAGTTGCTTTTTGAATAAAGTCAAAAGACCCCTCCATCATTTTAGGTTTATGTGTCATTTTAcaatagctttttaaaatatcacAACTGAAGCTATTGCTCACATCTGTGGCATTAAAAGTAATGATGCTACAGGTTAATATGTACATTAGGGTTTGTTCAAATCACAAGCCTGAAAAAGCTTGAATCCAAACTTCAACTTTCAAATGGCAAGGCAGCATTTGGCATTCAAAACCTGCAACATGGATAAACGCCACTCATTTCCTCCATCCGGAGGGACTCCACCCTTGTTTGAATGTCTGTGAAGAATCTGTACACAATACTGGCTGACGGTATTGGTGTGCGACTGAtatcaattatattttttattgtttaatgttaACAGTTTAACACACCAAAGACATTCTTTTCATTATTCACTTGAAAAACTTGTCCAGCCAGAAATTCAGATCAAGTTCAAGAATATTcaatttactttttcaaatattttccatttggaaaaaaaaaattaactttcactgaatattaatgaaaaaGCACATGTTATCAGTGTGTAGTGAAGTTTCAGAAATATTCAAAAACATATAGCaagtttaaaaacataaatctgCCTTTGCAAAATGCCTCTGCAAAATCCCCTACATTTGCTTAAGACTAGAGTGTTCGAGTTGGGTGACATACTCCACAGAAGGGTTTTCACCTTGGGAGAATGTGTTTAGTCATTATTATGCTGAACAAAAAAAGGGATCTTCTGTTTCCAGTCTTTTAATTACATCGCACAGTGTGTGAATTCATGACAGCATTGATAAAGAACTATAACAGTAGGTTTGTCTTTTTAGCAGAAATGTACCCATACCTGTTAATGACGGCTTGGTCTGACTCCAGTCTAAATACACGTGGCTTTGGGTTGCCATCCTGCGCCTTTGGGGTTACAGTTCCCACCTCCACGAAACCAAAGCCCAGTTTATAGAGGCCATCCACCGCCTCACCATGCTTGTCAAAGCCTGCTGCTAACCCAACTGGGTTCTGGAACTTTTGACCCATCACATGCACTTCCTGAaggaaataaatgtgaaaaacttttcccttgaaatatatataaaaaattacaaaattcaaTTACATATACAATTATCTAGAGTGGCCAATTTAATGTTCATACACTACACGGCCAAGTACATGGACAACCAAGCCATAATTACagcaaaaatatatcttaatgcTTACTCGCAAATTTTACAGCACACAGTGACATTTTAAAGAACATGACTAGCCAGGACAAAGCCTAATGACTTGGAGGAGAATTTAAGAATGAAAAAATGTATGACTGTACAAAAGACATtggtaaaaagaaagaaaattgtcaaATTTGCCGTCACGACTTAGAAAAACTCATGTGAAGCTGCAAAAAGACTTTTTGTGcgagaaaaacaaaactaaaacgttattcaacaattcttctccttcACGTCACCCTAGGGTACCATAATAGAGAGTATCACGATGCTTGCGTGTGCATTCCTCTGCACGTAAACAAGGCTTAGCGCATACAGTTTCTACACCAGCAGCATCAAGTGCAAatcttaatctgtgttctgaagatgagtgaatgtcttacaggtttggaacaacatgagggtgactaatTAATAAGAGcaatttaatttttgggtgaactatccctttaaaatatgaaaaaatgcaaCTCTAAAAAAACTCTGCTAGATTTATGATGTTAATAATTAGGAAAATGCATCATCAATCTGTGAAAAGGATACATTTAGCAATATTTAACACACTGACCAGCGAGGCTGGGTCCTTGTAGTTGTTGTAAGGCACAAGTCCAAGACCAATCACCCGAACAGCCATGACATGAGCCGTCTCTGCTCCCACAATCCTCTGCAGCACAGGCATGAGAGCACTGGCATAGAAACGCTCGTCCCCGGAGGCTGTGAGGTATCCCAGGAACAGGGCACTGCCACATCCTATGATCTTTAAGGCATCTTTCGCTTGTTTCTGCAAAGATCAAGAGAGGATATTTTAGCAACAAGAGACCACACTTTTGTTCTACAGTGTCATCAAAAAGATAGTGCCccgttttaaaataaacaaacccaAGCACACACTCTAAACATGCACTCAATCTCAAAACGGAATATGTAGTCTCATCAAAGAAATGTGCATATATTACAGGCTATGTAAATATCCACTAACACGAGATTTGAAAACGGTCTTGCCACCATAAaacctttaaaaagaaaatcttagGTCCGCTCTATGGATGATAGATGGTGATATAATCCCATGAAATACCATAGTACTGAATGTCACCATTTGCatatattttgtgatattttaatttcaaaaaatatattatctttTCTTTCTTCTAATGCATTTAAGTTAACATAGCAGTCAAATAAACCTGAGGCTTTTCTCCTGATTTCAGGGATTGCAGAGGTCTTACTGTGATTTTATATAACTTTACACACAAACTTGGAAAATCGAGGGCTgattcaaaaacaacaaaaactgccACTTGTGTATCTGTAAAAGCGTGCACTGCTTGATCCGGCGACactttaaaatacagaaaactttATCAAAGAACAGCGATGCATTGCTTTATTCACCTTCAGTCGTCCCGCCATGAGTGTTGTTTAACATCCAAACCTCGTGTTCGCAGCGCCTCGCTGTTCACTTCCTGAACGAAAACTCGCGAGAATAAAGAAGAGGCGAGCCCCTGAGAGCGAAACGTGTTATATAACATAGCTAAAAGTGTGATATAAACAGTTCATTTATGTGGAATTACTGGAATAACatttaacaatgttaattttGACAATTTTAAGCACAGTGTGTGTTCCACTCTGGGGGAAAAGGAGACATATAGGCTACAATtctaatatttttaacaaataattgtATTACTTACATTTAgtactaaaattatatattattagaacttccataactttttattttgttctacaGAAATTCCATGGAATAACCATCATTATTGCCAAAGTAGGCCTAGGCCTATACTTTTACAGTGTGCTTTTCCTTATTTTTCTGTTATACAGTGTTAGACAATTAGTGATACAGACAAtgacaaaaaaactattttccatAATCACTGCACATTATAATGTGACTTAAAatcaaaatgtctttatttctcaaatctgtgatcATGGACAACACTGTATTGGACGCTTTTGGAATGGAGAGTCTTGGTTTAAAGTCagattttgcatgtatttgagtGCCTGCCCCCATTTCCCTAATCAAGTTAGTTCACATTCATTGTTTTCACAAAGTGAGATTTCAGATTTGCCTAAGATGTACGTAGGCTCCCTGTTTTTTAGTCCACACAAACTTTCCTAGACTGAAGGTTGCATTATCAGTCATGGCTTTCTCAAAGCAAGTGCTTGTTTATTGTTGGATATCAATTTTTTTGATGCCGCTCACAACTTGTAATGATGAATCAGAAGAAAGTGGATATGAGAAAGATTATGGCAGGAGAATTCTGAAAATTCATGGGGGAATAGCGTATGAGTTTGTTCAGGAACCCATGCCGTGGGCTGAAGCCCATGAGAGCTGTGAAAAACAAGGGGGACATCTTCTGAGTGACTTGAATGCTGAGATTAAGGAACTCATACAAACCGAGTCCACAGAAACAGGACCGTGGTGGGTCAGTCAGAAGATGATCCATAAAAATTCCATCAGTCGTGAGTAAACTTCACAGTTGTCTATCTGTAGGTTGTCTATACTTCTTTGCCCTTGTATATAACAAGGAATTTCAAACCTGTGCCTATAATAGAAAGTGCTGATAGatggttttaaatgtaaaaagcatCTTGTCTCATGAGAACTTTTGATTTAAGTTTTGGCATAcgctttagtttagggaccaattctcactagttattattagcatttatatttattacttaaaaaacacttattCTGCATGGCCATGTTTTTTACATATCTGTCCCATATCTAAACTGAACagctaattctgagtttattgaaaagttaatagttaattaatagtgagaaccaaactaaagtgtgacaaGTTTGGTATTCCAATCACTTCCTGGAGTTTGTACGAAGAAATTTGATTAGGCAGATGTTAGTGGCGTATTTTAGCAGGTATCATTCTGTTCATAACATACTGCTTTgcctaaaaaataaaggttcaatTAGTGCCAATAAGGCCTGATGCTATATGAAAACAGAAGTCAATGTTATTATTTGAAGAACATATTATGTAATCTCAAAAATAGCTTTAATCTCCAAAGAACCATGTAGTCATACAACTCAAGATTTCTATACAAATATACTTTGCTGATCCTAAGGAGGTGTAAAGAGCGACTAAAGAACTTAAGAGTTCATGGCAATGAAATAACTGACACTATATCTTTCAtggagatttttttatataagtttgtgtgtgtttacaggatTGGAACCTGTCTCATATTCCCCTGTTAAACATGATGACAATGTCAGTAAAGATCACTTAGATTGCACCTATATGGTCAAAGATTCATTTCAGCTGGTGACCACA
Proteins encoded in this region:
- the dhodh gene encoding dihydroorotate dehydrogenase (quinone), mitochondrial isoform X1, whose amino-acid sequence is MAGRLKKQAKDALKIIGCGSALFLGYLTASGDERFYASALMPVLQRIVGAETAHVMAVRVIGLGLVPYNNYKDPASLEVHVMGQKFQNPVGLAAGFDKHGEAVDGLYKLGFGFVEVGTVTPKAQDGNPKPRVFRLESDQAVINRYGFNSCGLSAVQERLKARKNIQSELTKAGKPLGINLGKNKLSTDAVSDYVEGVRTLGPLADYLVVNVSSPNTPGLRDLQGKEELRHLLDKVLKERDSLRSENRLPVLVKIAPDLSTQDKKDIAEVIMEVGVDGLMVSNTTVSRPDSLKDPNKHEIGGLSGQPLKELSTQTVREMYTLTQGKLPIVGVGGVASGQDALDKIRAGASLVQLYTALIYQGPPVVKKIKRELDDLLKAQGFTCVAEAVGADHRATKTKKAATKPQT
- the dhodh gene encoding dihydroorotate dehydrogenase (quinone), mitochondrial isoform X2; amino-acid sequence: MAGRLKKQAKDALKIIGCGSALFLGYLTASGDERFYASALMPVLQRIVGAETAHVMAVRVIGLGLVPYNNYKDPASLEVHVMGQKFQNPVGLAAGFDKHGEAVDGLYKLGFGFVEVGTVTPKAQDGNPKPRVFRLESDQAVINRYGFNSCGLSAVQERLKARKNIQSELTKGKPLGINLGKNKLSTDAVSDYVEGVRTLGPLADYLVVNVSSPNTPGLRDLQGKEELRHLLDKVLKERDSLRSENRLPVLVKIAPDLSTQDKKDIAEVIMEVGVDGLMVSNTTVSRPDSLKDPNKHEIGGLSGQPLKELSTQTVREMYTLTQGKLPIVGVGGVASGQDALDKIRAGASLVQLYTALIYQGPPVVKKIKRELDDLLKAQGFTCVAEAVGADHRATKTKKAATKPQT
- the dhodh gene encoding dihydroorotate dehydrogenase (quinone), mitochondrial isoform X3; the protein is MAGRLKKQAKDALKIIGCGSALFLGYLTASGDERFYASALMPVLQRIVGAETAHVMAVRVIGLGLVPYNNYKDPASLEVHVMGQKFQNPVGLAAGFDKHGEAVDGLYKLGFGFVEVGTVTPKAQDGNPKPRVFRLESDQAVINRYGFNSCGLSAVQERLKARKNIQSELTKAGKPLGINLGKNKLSTDAVSDYVEGVRTLGPLADYLVVNVSSPNTPGLRDLQGKEELRHLLDKVLKERDSLRSENRLPVLVKIAPDLSTQDKKDIAEVIMEVGVDGLMVSNTTVSRPDSLKDPNKHEIGGLSGQPLKELSTQTVREMYTLTQAFV